Proteins encoded within one genomic window of Humulus lupulus chromosome 1, drHumLupu1.1, whole genome shotgun sequence:
- the LOC133778647 gene encoding GDSL esterase/lipase EXL3-like: protein MKFLSPFNSFPTLSNALRVFFFIIITLLYRHNNGVVATKLIALNQTAPALFVFGDSIVDPGNNNFIKTIVKCDFPPYGRDFNGGMPTGRFSNGRIPTDILADEILKIKKLLPAYLDPSLQLEDLLTGVSFASGGSGYDPLTPQVVSVLSLSDQLKMFKDVITKIKGGAGESRAAMILSKSIFIICIGSDDIANTYFTTPFRKPHYDIPAYTDLMAKSASTFLQDLYKEGARRIGVVSLPPIGCVPSQRTLSGDISRGCNEQGNQAATLFNAKLSSLLTSLNNKLPQARLVFFDIYKPLISLIQNPSTYGLEVANKGCCGTGNIEVSILCNPYTKHSCNDPSKYLFWDSYHPSEKGYELLTHLVFDHKMSNFF from the exons ATGAAGTTTCTTTCCCCATTTAACTCTTTTCCTACTCTTTCTAATGCCTTGAGAGtatttttcttcattattattaCCTTACTATATCGTCATAATAATGGCGTTGTTGCAACAAAACTAATTGCCTTGAACCAAACAGCTCCTGCATTGTTTGTTTTCGGAGATTCCATTGTGGATCCAGGCAACAATAACTTCATCAAAACCATCGTCAAATGCGATTTCCCTCCTTATGGGAGAGACTTCAATGGAGGCATGCCTACTGGAAGGTTTAGCAATGGAAGGATTCCCACTGATATTTTAG CTGATGAAATACTTAAGATCAAGAAGCTATTGCCTGCTTATCTGGATCCAAGTCTTCAGCTTGAAGACCTTCTTACTGGAGTGAGTTTTGCCTCAGGAGGTTCAGGCTATGATCCTCTCACACCTCAAGTAGTG TCTGTATTATCATTATCAGATCAACTAAAGATGTTCAAAGATGTCATAACAAAGATAAAAGGAGGAGCTGGAGAAAGCAGAGCAGCCATGATAttatccaaaagcatattcattATTTGTATAGGGAGTGATGACATTGCCAATACTTACTTCACTACCCCATTTAGGAAGCCTCACTATGATATTCCTGCATATACTGATCTCATGGCTAAATCAGCTTCAACTTTCTTACAG gatctGTACAAGGAAGGAGCAAGAAGAATAGGAGTAGTGAGTTTGCCTCCAATCGGGTGTGTGCCATCCCAGAGAACACTCAGTGGAGACATATCAAGAGGGTGTAATGAGCAAGGCAACCAAGCAGCAACACTCTTCAACGCCAAGCTCTCTTCATTGCTGACTTCACTCAATAACAAACTTCCACAAGCAAGGCTTGTCTTCTTTGACATTTACAAACCATTGAtttccctaattcaaaacccttCTACTTATG GACTTGAAGTGGCCAATAAGGGGTGCTGTGGGACAGGAAATATAGAAGTCAGCATTTTATGCAACCCATATACCAAACACAGTTGCAATGATCCTTCCAAATACCTATTTTGGGACAGTTACCATCCCTCTGAGAAAGGCTATGAATTGCTCACACATCTTGTCTTCGATCATAAAATGAGcaactttttttaa